A portion of the Ricinus communis isolate WT05 ecotype wild-type chromosome 10, ASM1957865v1, whole genome shotgun sequence genome contains these proteins:
- the LOC8285559 gene encoding putative UDP-glucuronate:xylan alpha-glucuronosyltransferase 5, producing MPHQKSCQKLFTIYLILLSLTLTFLALSFKTKPLTTNPSLIHSTQDWFDYLLAKKIDTKRIKIGLVNVDDDIRSLYDTYGLVETVHVDFEPIPEDRKWEDFFPEWIDEDEKWGPPRCPEIPMPRLKNYRGLDVVVARAPCVGTGGGRKGIRDIRRMQVNLVVANLVVANGWVKPDIDRTVYVVFMGSCGPMQEIFRCEDLLSHIGDYWVYKPDLKKLKQKLLMPVGSCQIAPPYAQTGDEIWRHYLLKPMSLNQTTYKRRIAYATVLHSSGAYVCGAIALAQSIIQTNSTKDLILLHDSSITPKSLRGLRAAGWKTKLIQPIRSPSAKPGSYNEWNYSKLRLWQLTDYDKVIFIDADIVVLKNIDQFFTFPQLSASGNDKSFFNSGIMVIEPSECTFQDLMSKTPKLTSYNGGDQGFLNEAFTWWHRLPARLNYLKVFRGPRNENHPVPDNLYAIHMLGLKPWMCYKDYDCNWDMKDRHIFASDSAHRRWWQVYEAMPKKLQKYCGLTKQMDARIRKWRGIANKLGLPDGHWKINARDPRQHHFVG from the exons ATGCCTCACCAAAAATCATGTCAAAAACTCTTCACCATCTATCTCATCTTGCTCTCTTTAACCCTCACTTTTCTTGCTTTGTCTTTTAAGACAAAACCCCTTACTACCAACCCTTCACTTATCCATTCTACCCAGGATTGGTTTGATTATCTTCTTGCTAAAAAGATAGATACCAAGAGAATCAAGATTGGATTAGTCAACGTAGATGACGATATAAGGAGTCTTTATGATACATACGGATTAGTTGAGACTGTCCATGTTGATTTTGAGCCTATTCCAGAAGACAGAAAATGGGAAGACTTCTTCCCTGAGTGGATAGATGAAGACGAGAAGTGGGGTCCGCCGCGGTGCCCGGAGATCCCCATGCCACGGCTGAAGAATTACCGTGGCTTGGATGTGGTGGTGGCTAGGGCTCCTTGTGTTGGTACTGGTGGTGGGAGGAAAGGTATCAGGGATATACGCAGGATGCAAGTGAATTTGGTGGTGGCCAATCTTGTGGTTGCTAACGGATGGGTCAAACCTGATATTGATCGGACGGTGTATGTTGTGTTCATGGGATCATGTGGGCCCATGCAAGAAATTTTCAGATGTGAGGATCTCCTGTCACATATAGGTGATTATTGGGTGTACAAACCTgatttaaagaaattgaagcaGAAACTACTAATGCCTGTTGGTTCATGCCAGATTGCCCCTCCTTATGCACAGACAG GTGATGAAATATGGAGACATTATTTGTTAAAACCAATGAGCCTAAACCAGACCACATACAAACGAAGGATTGCCTACGCAACAGTCCTCCATTCATCCGGAGCTTATGTTTGTGGTGCAATTGCTTTAGCACAAAGTATCATTCAAACCAACTCAACCAAAGACCTAATCTTACTGCACGATTCATCCATAACTCCAAAGTCTCTCCGAGGATTGAGAGCTGCCGGTTGGAAAACCAAGTTAATCCAACCCATCAGAAGCCCTTCCGCCAAGCCAGGATCATACAATGAGTGGAACTATAGCAAGCTTAGACTTTGGCAGTTAACAGATTACGacaaggttattttcataGATGCTGACATTGTAGTGCTTAAGAACATCGATCAGTTCTTCACTTTTCCACAATTGTCAGCATCTGGCAATGACAAGTCGTTCTTCAATTCAGGGATCATGGTGATAGAGCCATCAGAGTGCACATTCCAGGACTTGATGTCGAAGACTCCCAAGTTAACTTCTTATAACGGTGGTGATCAAGGGTTTCTTAATGAAGCATTCACATGGTGGCACAGGTTGCCTGCAAGGTTAAATTATCTTAAGGTTTTTCGGGGTCCAAGAAACGAGAATCATCCAGTCCCAGACAATCTTTATGCAATTCATATGTTAGGGTTGAAGCCGTGGATGTGTTATAAGGACTATGACTGCAACTGGGATATGAAAGATCGCCATATTTTTGCTAGTGACTCGGCTCATCGGAGATGGTGGCAAGTATATGAAGCCATGCCCAAGAAATTGCAGAAATATTGTGGGTTAACGAAGCAAATGGATGCAAGAATCAGGAAATGGAGAGGGATAGCTAATAAATTAGGTTTGCCAGATGGGCATTGGAAGATCAATGCAAGAGACCCCAGGCAACACCATTTTGTTGGATGA